In one window of Streptomyces sp. NBC_01224 DNA:
- a CDS encoding SigE family RNA polymerase sigma factor — translation MPVIAPMPAARPTRLPSQREGAEEGVAAGTTVDHLTETYRAHYRSLLGLAALLLDDTASCEDVVQEAFIRVHSARSRVRDPEKTLAYLRQTVVNLSRSALRRRILGLKLLSKPMPDMASAEEGAYDQLERDALIKAMRGLQRRQREVLVLRYFADMTEAQVAETLGISLGSVKAYGSRGIAALRVVMEAQA, via the coding sequence ATGCCGGTGATTGCGCCCATGCCCGCTGCACGTCCCACACGGCTGCCGTCACAGCGCGAGGGCGCTGAGGAGGGCGTGGCTGCCGGAACCACGGTCGACCATCTCACCGAGACCTATCGGGCCCACTACCGTTCGCTGCTGGGCCTCGCGGCGCTGCTCCTGGACGACACCGCCTCATGTGAGGACGTCGTGCAGGAGGCGTTCATCCGCGTGCACTCGGCGCGCAGCCGGGTACGGGACCCCGAGAAGACACTCGCGTATCTGCGCCAGACCGTCGTCAATCTGTCGCGCTCCGCGCTGCGCCGCCGCATCCTCGGGCTGAAGCTGCTGTCCAAGCCGATGCCGGACATGGCGAGCGCGGAAGAGGGCGCGTACGACCAGCTGGAGCGGGACGCGCTGATCAAAGCGATGCGGGGGCTGCAACGGCGCCAGCGGGAGGTGCTGGTGCTGCGTTACTTCGCGGATATGACGGAGGCCCAGGTGGCCGAGACGCTGGGTATATCCCTGGGCTCGGTCAAGGCCTACGGCTCCCGTGGGATCGCGGCGCTGCGCGTCGTGATGGAGGCGCAGGCATGA
- a CDS encoding aspartate-semialdehyde dehydrogenase: MTARRPSLAVVGATGAIGGVMLQILSQHADVWGEVKLIASPRSAGRKLVVRGEESEVLELTEDVFDDVDVALFLVPEAVAAQWAPIAAAKGTVVIDDSAAFRLDPDVPLVVPEINPHAVRIRPRGIVASPNCTTLSLIVAVGALHAEFGVRELVVSSYQAVSGAGRDGVAALREQLSMVAGTELGTKPGDVRRALGDTEGSPFAAPVALNVVPWAGTEAGDGWSSEELAIREECRKVLDLPSLRVAATCVYVPVIATHSMSVHARFENEIAVDRAHEILATAPGVVLYDSPAAGDFPTPSDVVGTDPTWVGRVRRSLDDPRGLELFVCGDNLRKGAALNVAQIAESVAAEFPQV; this comes from the coding sequence ATGACCGCCCGCCGTCCTTCGCTCGCGGTCGTCGGGGCGACCGGGGCGATCGGCGGAGTCATGCTCCAGATCCTTTCGCAGCACGCGGATGTCTGGGGCGAGGTGAAACTGATCGCCTCGCCGCGTTCGGCCGGCCGCAAGCTGGTCGTGCGCGGCGAGGAGAGCGAAGTCCTCGAACTCACCGAGGACGTCTTCGACGACGTCGACGTGGCGCTGTTCCTGGTGCCCGAGGCCGTCGCCGCGCAGTGGGCGCCGATCGCCGCCGCCAAGGGCACGGTCGTCATCGACGACTCCGCCGCGTTCCGGCTGGACCCGGACGTTCCGCTGGTCGTGCCCGAGATCAATCCGCATGCCGTGCGGATCAGGCCGCGCGGCATCGTCGCGAGCCCGAACTGCACGACACTCTCGCTGATCGTCGCGGTCGGCGCGCTGCACGCCGAATTCGGGGTACGGGAACTGGTCGTCTCCTCGTACCAGGCGGTGAGCGGGGCGGGCCGGGACGGTGTCGCGGCGCTGCGCGAACAACTGTCGATGGTGGCCGGTACGGAACTGGGCACGAAGCCCGGGGACGTGCGCCGGGCCCTGGGGGACACGGAAGGCAGCCCCTTTGCCGCGCCGGTGGCCCTCAATGTGGTGCCCTGGGCCGGGACCGAGGCCGGGGACGGCTGGTCGTCGGAGGAGCTGGCGATCCGCGAGGAGTGCCGCAAGGTCCTGGACCTGCCGAGCCTGCGGGTGGCGGCGACCTGTGTCTACGTACCCGTCATCGCGACGCACTCGATGTCCGTGCACGCACGGTTCGAGAACGAGATCGCGGTCGACCGGGCCCACGAGATCCTGGCGACGGCACCGGGCGTGGTGCTCTACGACAGCCCGGCGGCGGGGGACTTCCCGACACCGTCCGACGTCGTCGGCACCGATCCGACCTGGGTCGGACGGGTGCGCAGGTCGCTGGACGATCCCCGGGGCCTGGAACTGTTCGTCTGCGGCGACAACCTCCGCAAGGGAGCGGCGTTGAACGTGGCGCAGATCGCCGAATCGGTGGCTGCCGAATTTCCCCAGGTCTGA